Proteins encoded by one window of Lathyrus oleraceus cultivar Zhongwan6 chromosome 1, CAAS_Psat_ZW6_1.0, whole genome shotgun sequence:
- the LOC127115517 gene encoding uncharacterized protein LOC127115517 produces the protein MCVDYRDLNRASPKDDFPLPHIDMLVDNTAKFDIFSFMDGFSGYNQIKMAPEDMEKTTFITPWGTFCYQVMPFGLKNAGATYQRAMTTLFHDMMHKEIEVYVDDMIAKSRSEEGHLVDLLKLFQRLRKFRLRLNPNKCTFGVRSGKLLGFIVSQKGIEVDPDKVKAIQEMPAPKTERQVRGFLGRLNYISRFISHMTATCEPIFKLLRKSQNCVWTEDCQKAFDSIKEYLMEPPILLPPVAGRPLVMYLTVLENSMGCILGQQDETGKKEHAIYYLSKKFTDCESRYSLLEKTCCALAWAAKRLRQYMLSHTTWLISKMDPIKYIFEKPALTGKIARWQMLLSEYDIEYHTQKAIKSSVLAEYLAHQPVEDHDDNEDEFPDEDVMFLKSRDCKEPLPEEGPEPDSQWGLVFDGASNVYGHGVGAVIITPEGSHIPFTARICFECTNNIAEYEACIMGLEEAIDLRIKNLTVYGDSALVINQIKGEWETRHPGLIPYKDYARRLLTFFTKVELHHIPRDENHMADALATLSSMYQVGFPNEVPRIVIKRLDRPAHVFTAEASFDDKPWYHDIKHFLQTQEYPLGATEKDKKTLRRLSGSFFLNQNVLYKRNYDMVLLRCVDKKEAEMLMKEVHEGSFGTHANGHSMSRKMLRAGYYWLTMESDCCKFVKKCHKCQIYADKVHVPPTFLNVISAPWPFSMWGIDMIGMIEPKASNGHRFILVAIDYFTKWVEAASYAKVTKQVVVRFIKNNLICRYGIPNKIITDNGSNLNNKMMDELCESFRIEHHNSSPYRPKMNGAVEAANKNIKKIIQKMVVTYKDWHEMLPFALHGYRTSVRTSTGATPFSLVYGMEAVLPIEVEIPSMRILMETQLSEAEWCQSRYDQLNLIEEKRMTALCHGQLYQKRMKQAFDRKVKPREFKEGDLVLKKMILFHNDSRGKWTPNYEGPYVVKKAFSGGALILTNMDGEELPRPVNTDAVKK, from the coding sequence atgtgtgtcgactatcgtgacttaaatagagcaagcccaaaggatgatttccccctgcctcacattgacatgttggtagacaatacagcaaagtttgacatattctccttcatggacggattctccgggtataaccagatcaaaatggctcccgaagacatggaaaaaactaccttcataacaccatggggaacattctgttatcaagtgatgccgtttgggttgaagaacgcaggtgctacttaccagcgagccatgacaacgctctttcacgacatgatgcacaaagagattgaggtttatgtggatgacatgatcgcgaagtctcgttcagaagaaggtcacttagtagatctattgaagctgtttcaacgattgaggaagttccgtcttcgcctcaatccgaacaaatgcacatttggcgtcaggtcaggtaaactcttgggcttcattgtcagccaaaaaggcattgaagttgatccagataaagtaaaagctatccaagagatgcccgcaccaaaaacagaaaggcaagtgagaggttttctaggacgattgaattacatatcccggtttatttctcacatgactgccacttgtgaacctatcttcaaattgctgagaaagagtcagaattgtgtttggacagaggattgtcagaaagcatttgacagtatcaaagagtacctcatggagcctcctatcttgttaccacctgttgctggaagaccgttggttatgtatttgacagtgcttgagaattctatgggctgtattctgggtcaacaagacgaaactggaaagaaagagcatgccatttactacttaagcaagaaatttactgactgtgaatcacgatactccttactcgagaagacatgttgtgcattggcttgggctgctaagagattgaggcagtatatgttaagtcacaccacttggttgatatccaaaatggatccaatcaagtacatttttgagaagcctgcactcactggtaagattgccagatggcagatgctgttatcagaatacgacattgagtatcatacccagaaagctatcaagagcagtgtgttggctgagtaccttgctcaccaacccgttgaagatcacgatgataatgaggatgagtttcctgatgaagatgtcatgttcctaaaatccagagattgtaaagagccacttcctgaagaaggacctgaaccagattctcaatggggtttagtatttgatggagcttccaacgtttatggacatggagtaggtgcagtcattatcactccagaaggttctcatattcctttcacggcaagaatttgctttgaatgtacaaacaacattgctgaatatgaagcctgtatcatgggtcttgaagaagccattgacctccgcatcaaaaatcttactgtttatggtgactcagcgttagttatcaatcagatcaaaggagaatgggaaacacgccaccctggcttgatcccatacaaagactatgcaagaagattgttgactttcttcaccaaggttgaattgcatcacattcctcgggatgagaatcatatggcggatgctctagctacgttgtcttcaatgtatcaagtgggttttccaaacgaagtacccagaattgtgatcaagcgacttgatagaccagcacatgtgtttacagctgaggccagttttgatgataaaccatggtaccacgatatcaagcatttccttcagactcaggagtatcctcttggagcaacagaaaaagataaaaagactttgagaagattgtcaggcagtttcttccttaatcagaatgtgctctataagaggaattatgacatggtcttactcagatgtgttgacaaaaaggaagcagaaatgttgatgaaagaagttcacgaagggtcctttggtactcatgcaaacggccactctatgtcaagaaagatgttgagagctggttactactggttgaccatggaatcagattgctgcaaatttgtaaagaagtgtcacaaatgtcagatctacgctgataaggttcatgtaccaccaacctttttgaatgtgatttctgctccttggccattctcaatgtggggcattgacatgatcggtatgattgaacccaaagcttccaacggacaccgtttcattctcgtggcaattgattacttcaccaaatgggtggaagcagcttcgtatgcaaaggtgacaaagcaagtggtggtcagattcatcaaaaataatctcatttgccgatatggcattccaaacaagatcatcactgacaatggctccaatctgaacaacaaaatgatggatgaattatgtgaaagtttcaggatcgagcatcacaactcttctccttaccgtcccaagatgaatggggcagttgaagctgcaaataagaatatcaagaagatcattcaaaagatggttgttacctacaaagattggcatgaaatgctgccttttgcactacacggatatagaacatcagtccgtacttcaactggggcaaccccattttcacttgtatacggtatggaagctgtgttaccgatagaggttgaaattccatcaatgaggatactaatggaaactcagttgtcagaggctgaatggtgtcaaagcagatacgatcagttgaatttgattgaagaaaaaagaatgactgccttgtgccatggacagttatatcaaaagagaatgaagcaggcatttgataggaaggttaagccgagagaattcaaagagggtgaccttgtgctcaagaagatgatactatttcacaatgattctaggggcaagtggactcctaactatgaaggaccctatgttgtcaagaaagccttctcaggcggtgctttaattcttacaaacatggatggtgaagagcttccacgtcccgtgaatacagatgcagtcaagaaa